In a single window of the Victivallis lenta genome:
- a CDS encoding sigma-70 family RNA polymerase sigma factor, translating to MEENTGTKQETEEERVNALIEQNLRLVQKIANDFLGRGLSWEDLVSEGNRGLITAAHKFDPSRGARFSTYSAWWIKQAIRQAIAEQARTVRVPIGTQINWRRIRKVAKELTEKLGREPTDEEVAAEAKLPVATIQRLRSSNQVEVHSLNAPVSGEESESGEFMEFVYDETAPGPDQELINLEDVEQLLALLETLPEREKQVLRLRFGLDGEPVRTLEEVGAIIGCTNERVRQIQNQALRKLQQQIIKMK from the coding sequence ATGGAGGAGAATACCGGCACGAAGCAGGAGACTGAGGAAGAGCGCGTCAATGCGCTCATCGAGCAGAATCTCAGACTGGTGCAGAAGATTGCGAACGACTTTCTCGGGCGCGGCCTGTCCTGGGAGGACCTGGTTTCGGAGGGGAACCGCGGTTTGATCACCGCGGCCCATAAGTTTGATCCGTCGCGCGGTGCGCGTTTCAGCACGTACAGCGCGTGGTGGATCAAACAGGCGATCCGCCAGGCGATCGCCGAGCAGGCCCGCACGGTGCGGGTTCCGATCGGCACGCAGATCAACTGGCGGCGAATCCGCAAAGTGGCGAAGGAGCTGACCGAAAAGCTCGGGCGCGAACCGACTGACGAGGAGGTGGCCGCGGAGGCGAAGCTTCCGGTCGCGACGATCCAGCGGCTGCGCAGCAGCAACCAGGTCGAGGTCCATTCGCTGAATGCGCCGGTCTCCGGAGAGGAGTCCGAGAGCGGCGAATTCATGGAGTTCGTCTATGATGAGACCGCACCGGGCCCGGACCAGGAACTGATCAACCTCGAGGACGTCGAGCAGCTGCTCGCGCTGCTCGAGACGCTGCCGGAGCGCGAGAAGCAGGTGCTTCGCCTGCGGTTCGGGCTCGACGGCGAACCGGTCCGCACGCTCGAAGAGGTCGGCGCCATCATCGGCTGCACGAACGAGCGGGTCCGCCAGATTCAGAATCAGGCGCTGCGGAAGCTGCAGCAGCAGATCATAAAAATGAAGTGA
- a CDS encoding AIR synthase-related protein translates to MNYRIEISPLPQWRDARGEGVKKQIEKFFGFPVEKVWTRDIYTIAADITEKEAQKVAELLYNPVLQGWRVTAAKSENFQELPECEYLVAVGFRPGVTDNVGRSAKSAVGDILGRKLGEDEAVFSSTEYLFYGSKLTREQAGTIASKLLANELIQTVRVLSGEEVADGIPMNLPFVTAVNDVKVREYDLEVSDDELMEISRKGILALSLDEMKAIQNYFRKAENRAEYGLGKNPTDVELEVIAQTWSEHCKHKIFAAKVDYTDEETGEKQEITSCYKTFIQKSTKEIGEKVDFLVSVFKDNAGVIKFNDKVDLVYKVETHNSPSALDPYGGAMTGIVGVNRDPLGTGQGADLLINVWGYCLGSPFTDDKDVPEGLLHPRRLRDGVHKGVIDGGNQSGIPYGNGFEYFDARYIGKPLVYCGTVGTLPKAVNGVPGWTKKIEPGDLIVMGGGRIGKDGIHGATFSSEELHKDSPVQAVQIGDPITQKKLGDFIREARDRGLYRFITDNGAGGLSSSVGEMAEHCNGCRMDLAKAPVKYAGLQPWEILVSEAQERMSFAVPPEKIEEFKALAAERDVEVSVLGEFTDDGKFHMQYDGKTVCLLDLEFMHDGLPQMHLKAVWKAPKFEEPDLSTRDYAEDLVKMMGRLNLCSDEYKARQYDHEVKGLSVVKPFVGKFRDVQGDATVTMIEPLSTEGVILSSALLPRYSDIDTYHMAASEIDLGIRRVIAVGGKLDRLACLDNFCWPDPVRSEKTPDGEYKLAQLVRANQALADYTKAFLVPCISGKDSMKNDSTRGGRKISIPPSLLFSMIAKMDDVSKAVTPDAKQPGDLVYVIGMTRPELGGSEYFAMLDALGNNVPKVDAGKAKAIYKAVSAATEAELVHSLTTPALGGLAVAFARTAMAGRLGLEIDLDAIPAENCSDLEKLFSESNSRFVATVPPANRAAFEEKLKGVTCALIGTVTMRNELILRSRNGRKTIALDALLEEYKGTLDSI, encoded by the coding sequence ATGAATTACAGGATTGAAATTTCGCCGCTGCCGCAGTGGCGCGACGCCCGCGGGGAGGGCGTGAAGAAGCAGATCGAGAAATTCTTCGGCTTCCCGGTGGAGAAGGTCTGGACCCGCGATATCTACACGATTGCGGCCGATATTACGGAAAAGGAAGCGCAGAAAGTTGCGGAACTTCTTTACAATCCGGTGCTTCAGGGGTGGCGGGTTACGGCTGCGAAATCCGAGAATTTCCAGGAGCTTCCGGAGTGCGAATATCTGGTTGCGGTCGGTTTCCGTCCGGGCGTGACTGACAATGTCGGCCGCTCGGCCAAGTCCGCCGTCGGCGATATCCTCGGCCGGAAGCTCGGCGAGGACGAGGCCGTCTTCAGCTCGACAGAATATCTGTTCTACGGCAGCAAACTCACGCGGGAGCAGGCCGGGACGATCGCGTCGAAGCTGCTGGCGAATGAGCTGATCCAGACCGTCCGGGTGCTCTCCGGCGAAGAGGTCGCCGACGGGATTCCGATGAATCTGCCGTTTGTGACCGCCGTCAACGACGTGAAGGTGCGCGAGTACGATCTCGAAGTCTCCGACGACGAGCTTATGGAGATCAGCCGCAAGGGCATTCTCGCGCTGTCGCTCGACGAGATGAAGGCGATCCAGAACTACTTCCGCAAGGCGGAGAACCGCGCGGAGTACGGTCTCGGGAAGAACCCGACCGACGTCGAGCTCGAAGTCATCGCCCAGACCTGGAGCGAACATTGCAAACACAAGATTTTCGCCGCAAAGGTCGATTATACGGACGAGGAGACCGGCGAGAAGCAGGAGATCACCTCCTGCTACAAAACCTTCATCCAGAAGAGCACGAAGGAGATCGGCGAAAAGGTCGACTTCCTCGTTTCGGTCTTCAAGGACAACGCCGGCGTCATCAAATTCAACGACAAGGTCGATCTCGTCTACAAGGTCGAGACGCACAACAGCCCGTCGGCGCTCGACCCGTACGGCGGCGCGATGACCGGGATCGTCGGCGTGAACCGCGATCCGCTCGGCACCGGGCAGGGGGCCGATCTGCTGATCAACGTCTGGGGCTACTGCCTCGGTTCGCCGTTCACCGACGACAAGGATGTGCCGGAGGGGCTGCTGCACCCGCGGCGGCTGCGCGACGGCGTCCACAAGGGCGTGATCGACGGCGGCAACCAGTCCGGCATCCCGTACGGCAACGGCTTCGAGTATTTCGATGCGCGCTACATCGGCAAGCCGCTGGTTTACTGCGGCACGGTCGGCACGCTGCCGAAGGCGGTCAACGGCGTTCCGGGCTGGACCAAGAAGATCGAGCCGGGCGACCTCATCGTCATGGGCGGCGGACGCATCGGCAAGGACGGCATCCACGGCGCGACCTTCTCAAGCGAGGAGCTGCATAAGGACAGTCCCGTGCAGGCCGTGCAGATCGGTGACCCGATCACCCAGAAGAAGCTCGGCGATTTCATCCGCGAAGCGCGCGACCGCGGGCTCTACCGCTTTATCACCGACAACGGCGCGGGCGGCCTTTCGTCCAGCGTCGGCGAGATGGCCGAGCATTGCAACGGCTGCCGCATGGATCTTGCGAAGGCGCCGGTCAAGTACGCCGGGCTTCAGCCGTGGGAGATTCTGGTTTCGGAGGCGCAGGAGCGCATGAGCTTCGCGGTTCCGCCCGAAAAGATCGAAGAATTCAAGGCGCTCGCGGCCGAACGCGACGTCGAAGTGTCGGTCCTCGGCGAATTTACCGATGACGGCAAGTTCCATATGCAGTACGACGGCAAGACCGTCTGCCTGCTCGACCTCGAATTCATGCATGACGGCCTGCCGCAGATGCACCTGAAGGCGGTCTGGAAGGCGCCGAAGTTCGAGGAGCCGGATCTCTCGACGCGCGACTATGCCGAAGACCTCGTGAAGATGATGGGGCGGCTCAATCTCTGTTCCGACGAATACAAGGCGCGCCAGTACGACCACGAGGTGAAGGGGTTGAGCGTCGTGAAGCCGTTCGTCGGCAAGTTCCGCGACGTTCAGGGCGATGCGACGGTGACCATGATCGAACCGCTGTCGACCGAGGGCGTCATTCTCTCGTCGGCTCTGCTGCCGCGTTACAGCGACATCGACACCTACCACATGGCGGCGAGCGAGATCGATCTCGGCATCCGCCGGGTCATCGCGGTCGGCGGCAAACTCGACCGGCTCGCCTGCCTCGACAACTTCTGCTGGCCGGATCCGGTTCGGAGCGAGAAGACGCCGGACGGCGAATACAAGCTCGCGCAGCTGGTCCGCGCGAATCAGGCACTGGCAGACTACACGAAGGCGTTTCTGGTTCCGTGCATCTCGGGCAAGGACTCGATGAAGAACGACAGCACGCGCGGCGGACGCAAGATTTCGATTCCGCCGTCGCTCCTGTTCAGCATGATTGCGAAGATGGACGACGTGTCGAAGGCGGTGACGCCCGATGCGAAGCAGCCGGGCGACCTCGTTTACGTGATCGGCATGACCCGTCCCGAGCTTGGCGGCAGCGAATATTTCGCGATGCTCGACGCGCTCGGCAACAACGTTCCGAAGGTTGACGCCGGGAAGGCGAAGGCGATTTACAAGGCGGTTTCGGCTGCGACGGAGGCCGAACTGGTCCATTCGCTGACCACGCCGGCGCTGGGCGGCCTGGCCGTGGCGTTTGCGCGGACCGCGATGGCGGGCCGTCTCGGGCTCGAAATCGACCTTGACGCGATTCCGGCCGAGAACTGCAGCGATCTTGAGAAGCTTTTCTCGGAGTCGAACAGCCGGTTCGTTGCGACGGTTCCGCCGGCGAACCGCGCGGCTTTCGAGGAGAAGCTCAAAGGCGTGACCTGCGCCCTGATCGGGACGGTCACGATGCGGAACGAACTGATTCTTCGTTCCAGGAACGGCAGGAAGACGATTGCACTCGATGCGTTGCTCGAGGAGTATAAGGGCACGCTCGATTCCATCTAA